From the genome of Geminocystis herdmanii PCC 6308, one region includes:
- a CDS encoding type II toxin-antitoxin system HicA family toxin — MRYLSKNDCELLREGSRHSIWENKKMGNMTAIPRHSEIKELMVKKICKDLDIQYP, encoded by the coding sequence ATCCGTTATCTTTCTAAAAATGATTGTGAATTATTAAGAGAAGGTTCTCGTCACTCTATTTGGGAAAACAAAAAAATGGGCAATATGACAGCTATTCCCAGACATAGTGAAATCAAAGAATTAATGGTTAAAAAAATATGTAAAGACCTTGATATACAATATCCTTAG
- the fabI gene encoding enoyl-ACP reductase FabI yields MLDLTNKNALVTGIANNKSIAWGIAQQLHKAGANIGVTYLPDEKGRFEKKVGELVAPLNPSVFLPCNVQDDAQIDETFAQIKEKWGHIDILIHCLAFAQKDDLAGDFSNTSRDGFKTALDISAYSLTRLVQSAKPIMASGGSVLTLSYLGGVKVIPNYNVMGIAKSALEMSVRYLASELGSQNVRVNAISAGPIRTLASSAVGGILDMIHHVEAVAPLKRTVTQIEVGNTAAFLCSDLASGITGQIIYVDAGYEIMGMTQG; encoded by the coding sequence ATGTTAGATTTAACAAACAAAAATGCCCTTGTCACTGGTATTGCTAATAATAAATCGATCGCATGGGGTATCGCTCAACAACTACATAAAGCAGGAGCAAATATTGGAGTCACCTACCTCCCCGATGAAAAAGGAAGATTTGAGAAAAAAGTAGGAGAATTAGTTGCCCCCTTAAACCCTAGTGTTTTTCTACCCTGTAACGTACAAGATGATGCTCAAATTGATGAAACCTTTGCTCAAATCAAAGAAAAATGGGGACATATTGATATTTTAATTCACTGTTTAGCTTTTGCTCAAAAAGACGACTTAGCAGGAGATTTTAGTAACACTTCCCGTGATGGTTTTAAAACCGCCCTCGATATTAGTGCCTATTCTCTCACCCGTTTAGTACAATCCGCTAAACCCATAATGGCTTCTGGTGGTAGTGTTTTAACTCTAAGTTATTTAGGAGGAGTTAAAGTTATTCCCAACTATAACGTTATGGGTATTGCTAAATCTGCCTTAGAAATGAGTGTGCGTTATCTTGCCTCAGAATTGGGTAGTCAAAATGTAAGAGTCAACGCTATATCTGCTGGTCCTATTCGTACCCTTGCATCTTCAGCCGTTGGGGGAATTTTAGACATGATTCACCATGTAGAAGCCGTTGCACCGTTAAAACGTACAGTAACTCAAATAGAAGTGGGCAACACCGCCGCCTTTTTGTGCAGTGATTTAGCCAGTGGTATTACAGGACAAATTATTTATGTCGATGCAGGTTATGAAATTATGGGCATGACTCAGGGATAA
- a CDS encoding TRAP transporter large permease, with protein MYDWLGLLMFAGALLFLSFGYPVAFSLGGVALIFAIIGSILGVFDPVFFSAMPSRIFGIMSNYTLLAIPYFIFLGSMLEITGIAEKLLETMGILFGRIRGGLALAVVVVGALLAATTGVVAATVVAMGLISLPIMLRYGYNKQLATGVIAASGTLGQIIPPSVVLVVLADQLGAPVGDLFIGSLIPGLMMAGAFAVHVLIVAWIRPDTAPALPLEVRNIGSKALWVRVYQAMIPPLILIALVLGSIFFGVATPTEAGAIGSLGAMILAYFNKHLTWDALKKACESTMRITSMVMFILLGSTAFSLVFRGIEGDRFMEELLVNLPGGKWGFLAINMLVIFILGFFIDFFEIAFIVIPIFAPVAKILGIDLLWYGVILGANLQTSFLTPPFGFALFYLRGVAPPEIKTIDIYKGVIPFILLQLLVLLLIIIFPPLVTFLPSLSL; from the coding sequence ATGTATGATTGGCTAGGATTATTAATGTTTGCGGGGGCATTATTATTTTTATCCTTTGGCTATCCCGTTGCTTTTTCCCTTGGGGGAGTGGCGCTGATTTTTGCTATTATTGGCTCAATTTTAGGGGTTTTTGATCCTGTTTTTTTTAGTGCCATGCCCTCCCGTATTTTTGGCATTATGTCTAACTATACTCTTTTAGCTATTCCCTATTTTATCTTTTTAGGGTCAATGTTGGAAATTACGGGCATTGCGGAAAAATTGCTGGAAACTATGGGCATTTTATTCGGCAGAATCAGAGGCGGTTTGGCTTTAGCGGTGGTGGTGGTAGGTGCATTATTGGCTGCAACGACGGGAGTTGTGGCGGCGACAGTCGTTGCAATGGGGTTGATTTCTTTACCTATCATGCTTCGCTATGGCTATAACAAACAGTTAGCAACGGGAGTTATCGCCGCTAGTGGCACTTTAGGGCAAATTATACCTCCTAGTGTGGTTTTAGTAGTATTAGCTGATCAATTAGGCGCTCCTGTAGGGGATTTGTTTATCGGCTCACTTATCCCCGGATTGATGATGGCTGGTGCTTTTGCTGTTCATGTGTTGATTGTAGCATGGATTCGCCCTGACACTGCCCCTGCGTTACCTTTGGAAGTTAGAAATATTGGGAGTAAGGCTTTATGGGTTAGGGTTTATCAAGCGATGATTCCCCCTTTGATTCTCATTGCTTTGGTGTTGGGGAGTATCTTTTTTGGAGTCGCAACACCTACGGAAGCAGGTGCGATCGGATCGTTAGGGGCGATGATTTTAGCTTATTTTAATAAACATTTAACGTGGGATGCCCTAAAAAAAGCCTGTGAATCCACCATGAGAATTACATCGATGGTTATGTTTATTTTACTCGGTTCAACGGCATTTAGTTTAGTATTTAGGGGTATTGAGGGCGATCGATTTATGGAAGAATTATTAGTTAATTTACCCGGAGGAAAATGGGGTTTTTTAGCTATTAATATGTTGGTTATTTTTATTTTAGGGTTTTTTATTGATTTTTTTGAAATAGCCTTTATTGTTATACCTATTTTTGCCCCTGTAGCGAAGATTTTAGGCATAGATTTATTATGGTATGGGGTGATTTTAGGGGCTAATTTACAGACATCTTTTTTAACTCCCCCCTTTGGTTTTGCTTTATTTTATTTACGAGGAGTTGCTCCCCCTGAGATAAAAACGATCGATATTTATAAAGGCGTAATTCCTTTTATTTTATTACAGTTATTAGTATTATTATTAATCATTATTTTTCCCCCCTTAGTAACATTTTTACCCTCTTTATCTTTATAA
- a CDS encoding Cof-type HAD-IIB family hydrolase yields MKNIKVLILDIDGTISGKSNHVNDRVKKAINQVKNRGIKVGLATGRMYSSALRFHEEIEANLPIIGYNGAWIQNPETSEILLHKPVNHNIAKEIISYFKDKQIEHDIEIHLYFDDKLYVEKITKNTEYYVDRSGTPANLVENFNSLLQENPTKILASSLDSDLITQMLTELKNIYHEEEVFLTQSNPIYLEVTDTGVNKGMAVQYLTEKILGYSRAEIMTIGDNFNDLTMLKYAGFSVAMGDAPQEVKDITSTVTQDVENDGVAHVIDRLLIE; encoded by the coding sequence ATGAAAAATATTAAAGTATTAATTTTAGACATTGACGGTACAATTTCAGGTAAGTCTAATCATGTGAACGATCGAGTTAAAAAAGCCATTAATCAAGTAAAAAATAGGGGCATAAAAGTCGGATTAGCCACAGGAAGAATGTATAGTTCAGCTTTAAGATTTCATGAAGAAATAGAGGCTAACTTACCTATTATTGGCTATAATGGTGCTTGGATACAGAATCCTGAGACTTCAGAAATATTATTACATAAGCCGGTTAATCACAATATCGCTAAAGAAATAATCTCTTATTTTAAGGATAAACAAATAGAACATGATATAGAAATTCATCTTTATTTTGATGATAAATTATATGTAGAAAAAATAACTAAAAATACTGAATATTATGTCGATCGATCTGGAACTCCTGCTAATTTAGTAGAAAATTTTAATAGTCTTTTGCAAGAAAATCCCACAAAAATTTTAGCATCAAGCCTAGATTCTGATTTAATTACTCAAATGTTAACAGAATTAAAAAACATCTATCATGAAGAAGAAGTATTTTTAACTCAGTCTAACCCCATTTATCTGGAAGTCACCGATACTGGGGTGAATAAAGGTATGGCGGTGCAGTATTTAACAGAGAAAATATTAGGATATTCTAGGGCAGAAATTATGACTATTGGTGATAATTTTAATGATTTAACTATGTTAAAATATGCTGGTTTTAGTGTCGCTATGGGAGACGCACCCCAAGAAGTCAAAGATATTACCTCCACTGTCACCCAAGACGTAGAAAATGATGGAGTTGCTCATGTGATCGATCGACTATTAATTGAATGA
- a CDS encoding sensor histidine kinase, translating into MMVGLGTFVFIAKFSSPQFFVFRLEQLEKKGFMTVRSAKTYLIEGFETAWNRSTFWSLVVGAGAAGYLSYYVSQKIMQPLDKMKDITQHFAAGDWLERMPDSEIPELNQLSVSFNRMASSLEDVEKRRRDLVSDLTHELRTPLTVVRGYLEELASGDIEGTPELYLSLVGETRRLERLTRDLQELSQAEAGYLSIDLKSFDIRPLLESLVERFSDQLLEDGPILTLDCPSTLPFIMGDLDRTQQILVNLIGNAIRYTETGSITLKTEVKSPYLWIYIIDTGLGIAEEDLPHVFERFWRADRSRSSYSGGSGIGLAIVKKLVELQNGQIEVESKLHEGTTFRFSIPLT; encoded by the coding sequence ATGATGGTGGGATTAGGTACGTTTGTTTTTATCGCTAAATTTTCCTCTCCTCAGTTTTTTGTATTTCGTTTGGAACAATTAGAGAAGAAAGGATTTATGACGGTTCGATCGGCTAAAACCTACTTAATAGAAGGGTTTGAGACTGCTTGGAATCGTAGTACATTTTGGTCATTAGTTGTAGGAGCAGGAGCGGCGGGGTATTTAAGCTATTATGTCAGTCAAAAAATTATGCAACCCCTCGACAAGATGAAGGATATAACCCAACATTTTGCGGCAGGGGATTGGTTAGAAAGAATGCCTGATAGTGAAATCCCTGAGTTAAATCAACTCAGTGTGAGTTTTAATCGCATGGCTAGTAGTTTGGAAGATGTGGAAAAACGGCGCCGAGATTTAGTCAGTGACTTAACCCATGAATTGCGCACTCCTTTAACGGTGGTAAGGGGATATTTAGAAGAATTAGCCTCAGGAGATATTGAAGGCACTCCAGAGTTATATTTAAGTTTAGTCGGAGAAACGAGGAGGTTAGAACGTTTAACCAGAGATTTACAGGAATTATCTCAAGCGGAAGCAGGTTATCTCTCTATTGATTTAAAATCCTTTGATATACGTCCTCTTTTAGAGTCTTTAGTGGAGCGATTTTCGGATCAACTTTTGGAGGATGGCCCTATTTTAACTCTTGATTGTCCTTCTACTTTACCTTTTATTATGGGTGATCTCGATCGAACTCAACAAATTTTAGTAAATCTTATCGGTAACGCCATTCGTTATACAGAAACAGGTAGTATAACCTTGAAAACCGAAGTAAAATCACCTTATCTATGGATTTACATCATTGATACGGGGTTAGGCATTGCAGAGGAAGATTTACCCCATGTTTTTGAGAGATTTTGGCGTGCCGATCGATCTCGATCGAGCTATTCTGGAGGTAGTGGTATTGGGTTGGCGATCGTCAAGAAATTAGTAGAATTACAAAACGGACAGATAGAAGTAGAAAGCAAACTCCATGAAGGTACAACATTTCGTTTTAGTATTCCCCTTACCTAA
- the ntcA gene encoding global nitrogen regulator NtcA yields MQSVSTQEQPLASVFRQIGAGIYTPVIERFERGKTIFFPGDPAERVYFLMKGAVKLSRVYEAGEEITVALLRENSIFGVLSLITGQKSDRFYHAVAFTPVELLSAPIEHFQRSLRDNPELSRLMLQGLSSRILQTELMIETLAHRDMASRLVSFLLILCRDFGIPSLNGITIDLKLSHQAIAEAIGSTRVTVTRLLGELRQDGMISITKKKITVHNPVALSQQFA; encoded by the coding sequence ATGCAATCAGTATCAACTCAAGAGCAACCTTTAGCGTCCGTATTTCGTCAAATTGGTGCAGGAATTTATACTCCTGTGATAGAAAGATTTGAGCGTGGTAAAACGATTTTTTTCCCTGGAGATCCCGCCGAAAGGGTATATTTTTTAATGAAGGGTGCTGTCAAATTGTCACGAGTGTATGAAGCTGGGGAAGAAATTACTGTTGCTTTACTGAGAGAAAATAGTATTTTTGGCGTACTCTCCTTAATTACAGGACAAAAGTCCGATCGATTTTATCATGCGGTGGCTTTCACTCCTGTAGAATTATTATCAGCACCCATTGAGCATTTTCAACGATCGTTAAGAGATAATCCTGAATTATCACGACTGATGTTGCAGGGGCTGTCGTCTCGTATTTTACAAACAGAATTAATGATTGAAACCCTTGCACATCGTGATATGGCTTCCCGTTTGGTTAGTTTCTTGTTGATACTATGTCGAGATTTTGGTATTCCTAGCCTTAATGGTATCACGATCGATCTCAAGTTATCTCATCAAGCCATCGCCGAAGCCATTGGTTCAACACGGGTGACAGTTACAAGATTACTGGGAGAATTAAGACAAGACGGCATGATTTCTATTACCAAGAAAAAAATTACTGTGCATAATCCTGTCGCTTTAAGTCAACAATTCGCCTAA
- a CDS encoding M3 family metallopeptidase, whose amino-acid sequence MTTVSNPLLIGEGLPPFKDIEPNHIVPAIEQLLTELDIELRHLEADFKPTWKGLVVPLNHIEERLRWSWGIIGHLMGVKNSPELRTAYETVQPQLVQFSNKLTQSKTLYEGFVKIRNSDEWHSFESAQQRIIESAIKEAQLSGVALEGEKKERFNEIYLELAELSTKFSNNVLDSTKAFKLRLTTPEEIDGLPASLLSLSAQTARSEGDEDATPENGPWVITLDYPSFGPFLKFSKRGDLREKIYRAYVTRAGSGEFDNNPLIIKILSLKQELAHILGYKNYAQVSLAKKMADSVETVEKLLEELRVVSYTAAQQELKELKEFAQVDNLNPWDVSYWAEKQRETKFNFTEEELRPYFPLNEVLEGLFGLAKRIFGIKITPADGEAPVWHEDVRYFQVADENNEVIAHFYLDAYSRPSEKRGGAWMDDCLGRAKFEANGKVITRLPVAYLTCNQTPPIDDKPSLMTFGEVETLFHEFGHGLQHMLTKIDYIGASGINNVEWDAVELPSQFMENWCLEKNTLFGMAKHYETGETLPYHYYEKLLASKNYMSGSGMLRQLSFSLLDLELHSRYNPNSGETPHQVRDRIAKTTTVIPPLPEDEFLCSFGHIFAGGYSAGYYSYKWAEVLSADAFSAFEEVGLENENAIIEVGKRFRDTILALGGSRSPMEIFTQFRGRQPDTKPLLQHSGLLTA is encoded by the coding sequence ATGACTACCGTAAGCAATCCGTTATTAATCGGGGAAGGATTACCTCCATTTAAAGACATCGAGCCTAATCATATCGTACCAGCGATCGAACAATTATTAACGGAATTAGACATAGAATTAAGGCACTTAGAAGCCGATTTTAAACCCACATGGAAAGGTTTAGTTGTGCCTTTAAATCATATTGAAGAAAGACTGCGCTGGAGTTGGGGAATCATTGGGCATCTCATGGGAGTAAAAAATAGCCCAGAATTGCGTACAGCCTATGAAACAGTACAACCCCAGTTAGTACAATTTAGTAACAAATTAACTCAAAGTAAGACATTATACGAAGGGTTTGTCAAGATTAGGAATAGTGACGAATGGCATAGTTTCGAGTCGGCGCAACAAAGAATTATCGAATCTGCCATCAAAGAAGCTCAATTATCGGGAGTTGCCTTAGAAGGAGAGAAAAAAGAGCGTTTTAACGAAATTTACTTAGAATTAGCTGAATTATCGACTAAATTCTCGAATAATGTCCTTGATTCTACCAAAGCCTTTAAATTACGCCTAACAACTCCCGAAGAAATAGATGGCTTACCCGCCAGTTTACTCAGTTTATCCGCTCAAACTGCCCGAAGTGAGGGAGATGAAGATGCGACTCCCGAAAATGGTCCTTGGGTGATAACCTTAGATTATCCTAGTTTTGGCCCTTTCTTAAAATTTAGTAAGAGAGGGGATTTAAGAGAAAAAATTTATCGAGCTTATGTAACCCGTGCTGGAAGCGGAGAATTTGACAATAATCCCTTAATTATCAAGATTTTGAGCTTAAAACAAGAATTAGCTCACATTTTAGGCTATAAAAATTATGCCCAAGTTAGCCTTGCCAAAAAAATGGCGGATAGTGTGGAAACCGTGGAAAAACTCTTGGAAGAATTGCGAGTTGTCAGTTATACTGCTGCGCAACAAGAGTTAAAAGAGTTAAAAGAATTTGCTCAAGTTGATAACTTAAATCCTTGGGATGTGAGTTATTGGGCAGAAAAACAGAGGGAAACTAAGTTTAATTTCACAGAAGAAGAATTACGCCCTTATTTTCCTTTAAATGAAGTTTTAGAGGGTTTATTTGGTTTAGCAAAACGGATTTTTGGTATTAAAATTACTCCTGCTGATGGAGAAGCGCCTGTTTGGCATGAGGATGTTCGATATTTTCAAGTTGCCGATGAAAATAATGAGGTTATTGCCCATTTTTATCTTGATGCCTATTCGCGCCCTTCGGAAAAAAGAGGTGGCGCGTGGATGGATGACTGTTTAGGTAGGGCAAAATTTGAGGCAAATGGCAAGGTTATCACCCGTCTTCCCGTTGCCTATCTTACCTGTAATCAAACTCCTCCTATTGATGACAAACCTAGTTTGATGACTTTTGGAGAAGTTGAGACTTTATTCCATGAATTTGGTCATGGTTTACAACATATGTTGACTAAAATTGACTATATTGGCGCTTCTGGTATCAATAATGTGGAATGGGATGCGGTGGAGTTGCCTAGTCAGTTTATGGAAAATTGGTGTTTAGAAAAAAATACCCTCTTTGGTATGGCAAAACATTATGAGACGGGGGAAACTTTACCTTATCACTATTACGAAAAATTGTTAGCCTCTAAAAATTACATGAGTGGTTCTGGTATGTTGCGTCAATTATCTTTTAGCCTCCTCGATTTAGAGTTGCATTCCCGTTATAACCCTAATAGTGGTGAAACTCCTCACCAAGTGCGCGATCGAATTGCCAAAACAACTACAGTAATACCACCTTTACCAGAGGATGAGTTTTTGTGTAGTTTTGGACATATTTTTGCTGGAGGTTATTCCGCAGGTTACTACAGTTATAAATGGGCGGAGGTGCTTAGTGCCGATGCTTTTTCTGCTTTTGAAGAAGTAGGTTTAGAAAACGAAAACGCTATTATTGAAGTGGGCAAACGTTTCCGAGACACTATTTTAGCATTAGGAGGAAGTCGATCGCCCATGGAAATTTTCACTCAATTTCGAGGCAGACAACCCGACACGAAACCTTTACTTCAACATAGTGGTTTGTTAACTGCATAA
- a CDS encoding BrnT family toxin yields the protein MEDDNFEWDDEKDNKNQDKHSISFDEAREIFLSPIIEYVDNRQDYGEVRYIATGKNRENLFLTVVYTFRNGKIRIISTRFANKKEKKRYENSRQKDKNNE from the coding sequence ATGGAAGATGATAATTTTGAATGGGATGACGAAAAAGATAACAAGAATCAGGATAAGCATAGTATCAGTTTTGATGAAGCTAGAGAAATTTTTCTGAGTCCGATTATTGAATATGTAGATAATCGACAAGACTACGGTGAAGTAAGGTATATTGCCACAGGTAAAAACAGAGAAAACTTATTTCTGACGGTGGTTTATACTTTTCGTAATGGTAAGATAAGAATAATCTCAACTAGATTTGCAAATAAAAAAGAGAAAAAAAGATATGAAAACAGTCGGCAAAAAGACAAAAATAATGAGTAA
- the menA gene encoding 2-carboxy-1,4-naphthoquinone phytyltransferase gives MTITEQAKSSNINTSPSKNKLWFAAIKPPMYTVAVIPIGFGTALAYGETGIFHLNIFLTFLLSGIFIIAWLNLSNDVFDSDTGIDVNKAHSVVNLTGNRNLIFWISIGFLLLGLGGILLINYWLKDWTVLWLIIASCALGYTYQGPPFRFGYLGLGEIICFVTFGPMAIASAYYSQAQSFSASSLWASTIIGISTSIILFCSHFHQVTDDITAGKKSPIVRLGTDLGAKVLIISVILFYSLCVVLTLIKILPDNALIVMLSLPIAYQLINHVRQYHDQPEKVKNSKFIAVNLHFFSGLLLCLGLI, from the coding sequence ATGACTATAACCGAACAGGCAAAATCATCAAATATCAATACATCCCCTAGCAAAAATAAACTTTGGTTTGCCGCCATAAAACCTCCCATGTACACTGTCGCAGTTATTCCCATTGGTTTTGGCACGGCTTTAGCCTATGGTGAAACGGGAATATTTCATCTTAATATTTTCTTGACTTTCTTACTCTCAGGAATTTTCATTATTGCATGGTTAAATCTCAGTAACGATGTTTTTGACTCTGATACGGGAATAGACGTAAATAAAGCTCATTCAGTAGTAAATCTGACAGGAAATCGTAACCTAATCTTCTGGATTAGTATCGGCTTTTTATTATTGGGTTTAGGGGGAATTTTGTTAATAAATTATTGGCTCAAGGATTGGACTGTGTTATGGTTAATTATCGCTAGTTGTGCATTAGGTTACACTTATCAAGGACCTCCTTTTCGTTTTGGTTATTTAGGTTTAGGGGAAATAATCTGTTTTGTCACTTTTGGACCTATGGCGATCGCATCTGCTTATTATAGTCAAGCTCAATCTTTTTCAGCATCATCTCTTTGGGCATCAACTATCATTGGTATATCCACATCCATCATCCTTTTTTGTTCTCATTTTCATCAAGTTACCGATGACATTACCGCAGGAAAAAAATCTCCCATAGTCAGATTAGGCACAGATTTAGGAGCAAAAGTATTAATCATCTCAGTAATTTTGTTCTATAGTTTATGTGTTGTGTTAACCCTAATCAAAATACTTCCCGATAATGCTTTAATAGTAATGCTAAGTTTGCCCATTGCTTATCAATTAATCAACCATGTAAGGCAATATCATGATCAACCAGAAAAAGTAAAAAATAGCAAATTTATCGCTGTAAATCTACATTTTTTTAGTGGTTTATTATTGTGTTTGGGTTTAATTTAG
- a CDS encoding DUF6825 family protein codes for MSNPLNEAFIFGKAFAEVFTEKVEDSLTNLLSDIGKFDTETRERLKEFAQEVKNRAEATKQSSSNPNTTITVEADSSIDLQELLDELRSEIARLKAELNNYRQKQP; via the coding sequence ATGAGTAACCCCCTAAACGAAGCATTTATTTTTGGAAAAGCCTTTGCCGAAGTTTTTACCGAAAAGGTTGAGGATAGTTTAACAAATCTTCTCAGTGATATTGGTAAGTTTGACACTGAAACTAGGGAAAGATTAAAGGAATTTGCCCAAGAAGTCAAAAACAGGGCGGAAGCGACTAAACAAAGTTCTTCTAATCCTAATACTACCATTACTGTGGAAGCTGACAGTTCGATCGATCTACAGGAGTTATTAGACGAGTTACGTTCAGAAATTGCTCGTTTAAAAGCAGAATTGAACAATTATCGCCAAAAACAACCATAG
- a CDS encoding isochorismate synthase produces the protein MPVIPSQFHLLDYTKILKELIFLSSQKNVNNSHQNPDIISFSFNIDPLDSLIFFSVMKEENQLSFYWENQRKQESIVAISALKSLTINHSLKEDDNRFSLCQKFITETRQKLANDQAYFFSYFSFFNSYHNLSHSFPLATIFLPAIQLLKKDNIYTLTINTYNNPENINLIKQYINNNFSQKIISSYQNFTEEKNTLHYSLAEDQYQSFIDKVNLGLEAIHTKKLTKIVVAHSLEVKTNKNFNIIKSLNNLRKNYPDCYVFSISNQNQEHFIGASPERLLSIKDNTIISDALAGSAPRGKNEEDDNYIGNKLLDSEKEKREHQIVSDFIFNQLLTMGLSPRKSTLKLLKLSNIQHLWTPINAQINTDLNPLEIIEKLHPTPAVAGIPTDIACTEIQALEKFDRALYSAPIGWLNRQGNCEFVVGIRSALIKGNYARLFAGAGIVEGSKPEQELIEIKLKFQALLQALI, from the coding sequence ATGCCCGTAATTCCTTCTCAATTTCATCTTTTAGATTATACTAAAATTTTAAAAGAATTAATTTTTTTATCTTCTCAAAAAAACGTTAATAACAGTCATCAAAATCCCGATATTATTTCTTTTTCTTTTAATATTGATCCTCTTGATAGTCTGATTTTTTTCTCGGTGATGAAGGAAGAAAATCAACTTTCTTTCTATTGGGAAAATCAACGAAAACAAGAATCGATCGTGGCTATTAGTGCTTTAAAAAGTTTGACGATTAATCATAGTCTAAAAGAAGATGATAATAGGTTTTCTTTATGTCAAAAGTTTATCACCGAAACCCGTCAAAAATTAGCTAATGATCAGGCTTATTTTTTTTCTTACTTTAGTTTTTTTAATTCTTATCATAATCTCTCTCATTCTTTCCCCCTCGCTACAATATTTTTACCTGCTATTCAACTACTAAAAAAAGATAATATTTATACTTTAACAATCAACACTTATAATAACCCAGAAAATATCAATTTAATTAAACAATATATAAATAATAATTTTAGTCAAAAAATAATCTCTAGTTATCAAAATTTTACGGAAGAAAAAAATACTTTACATTATAGTTTAGCAGAAGATCAATATCAATCTTTTATCGATAAAGTGAATCTAGGATTAGAGGCAATTCACACGAAAAAACTCACAAAAATAGTAGTTGCCCATAGTTTAGAAGTAAAAACTAATAAGAATTTTAATATTATTAAATCTTTGAATAATTTAAGAAAAAATTATCCTGATTGTTATGTATTTTCCATCAGCAATCAAAACCAAGAACATTTTATCGGTGCAAGTCCAGAAAGACTACTTTCTATTAAAGATAATACCATAATTAGTGATGCTTTAGCAGGTTCTGCACCCAGAGGAAAAAATGAGGAAGATGATAATTATATCGGCAATAAATTATTAGATAGTGAGAAGGAAAAAAGGGAACATCAAATAGTTAGTGATTTTATTTTTAATCAATTATTAACTATGGGATTAAGTCCGAGAAAATCTACATTAAAATTATTAAAGTTATCTAATATTCAACATTTATGGACTCCTATTAATGCTCAAATAAATACTGATTTAAACCCTTTAGAAATTATTGAAAAATTACATCCAACTCCTGCTGTGGCTGGTATTCCCACAGATATAGCTTGTACAGAAATTCAAGCCTTAGAAAAGTTCGATCGAGCCTTATATTCTGCCCCTATAGGATGGCTAAATAGGCAAGGAAATTGTGAATTTGTGGTGGGGATTCGATCGGCTTTAATTAAAGGTAATTACGCCCGTTTATTTGCGGGTGCTGGAATAGTTGAGGGTTCAAAACCTGAACAAGAATTGATCGAAATTAAGCTGAAATTTCAAGCTCTTTTACAGGCTTTAATATAG